Proteins co-encoded in one Paracrocinitomix mangrovi genomic window:
- the radA gene encoding DNA repair protein RadA yields MAKVKTSFFCQNCGAESPKWVGKCASCNEWNTYVEEVIDRPKSATPFSSSSSQRASKAHSLNEIEKKIERRIELKDVELNRVLGGGMVPGSLILFGGEPGIGKSTLLLQMAIQETDKKILYISGEESEQQIKMRADRIGIGNDNCFVLTETSMQNVFLQIEAVEPDILIIDSVQTMHSQNIESSPGSISQIRECTAELLRYAKESGTPVFLVGHITKEGSLAGPKVLEHMVDTVLVFEGDRNHVYRIIRSVKNRFGSTNELGIYEMHGAGLRVVENPSEILLSNNEENLSGISIASTLEGIRPIMVEVQALVSTAAYGTPQRSSTGYDLRRLNMLLAVLEKRCGFKLGAKDVFLNIAGGIKVNDPAIDLAVVCAIMSSNANIPINKKISLSAEISLSGEIKPVNRMDQRISEAQKLGMEQIIISKYNKGIHQKDFEIEIVKVGKIEDAIRAIFG; encoded by the coding sequence ATGGCCAAGGTTAAAACATCATTTTTTTGTCAGAATTGTGGAGCTGAATCTCCCAAATGGGTTGGAAAATGTGCTTCATGTAATGAATGGAACACCTATGTTGAAGAGGTAATCGACAGACCAAAAAGTGCAACTCCTTTTTCTTCATCCAGTTCACAACGTGCGTCAAAAGCTCACAGTTTAAATGAAATTGAAAAGAAAATTGAGCGCAGAATTGAATTAAAAGATGTAGAACTTAACCGTGTGTTAGGAGGTGGAATGGTTCCCGGTTCATTAATTCTTTTTGGTGGTGAACCCGGAATTGGAAAATCCACTTTATTACTTCAAATGGCCATTCAAGAGACTGATAAAAAAATACTCTATATATCTGGTGAAGAAAGTGAGCAGCAAATTAAAATGAGAGCTGATAGAATTGGAATTGGCAATGACAATTGTTTTGTTTTGACTGAAACTTCTATGCAAAATGTGTTTCTGCAAATTGAAGCCGTTGAACCTGACATTCTGATTATTGATTCTGTTCAAACTATGCATTCACAAAACATTGAATCTTCACCCGGAAGTATTTCGCAAATCAGAGAGTGTACAGCTGAATTGTTACGATATGCAAAAGAATCTGGTACACCGGTGTTTTTAGTTGGACACATTACCAAAGAAGGCTCACTTGCAGGTCCAAAGGTATTAGAACACATGGTGGATACTGTCTTGGTTTTTGAAGGAGACAGAAATCATGTTTACCGCATCATTAGAAGTGTAAAAAATAGATTTGGATCTACGAATGAATTAGGGATTTATGAAATGCATGGTGCCGGTTTACGTGTAGTTGAAAATCCATCTGAAATTTTACTCTCCAATAATGAAGAAAATTTATCCGGGATTTCAATTGCTTCTACTTTAGAGGGAATTCGTCCAATAATGGTTGAAGTTCAGGCTTTGGTTAGCACTGCGGCATACGGTACACCTCAACGTTCTTCTACAGGTTATGACTTGCGAAGGTTAAACATGCTTTTAGCAGTTCTTGAAAAAAGATGCGGATTTAAATTAGGCGCAAAAGATGTTTTCCTAAATATTGCGGGCGGAATTAAAGTGAATGATCCGGCTATTGATTTGGCTGTAGTTTGTGCTATCATGTCATCTAACGCCAATATTCCAATTAACAAAAAAATCAGTTTGTCTGCCGAAATCAGTTTATCCGGAGAAATAAAGCCGGTTAACAGAATGGACCAACGTATTTCAGAAGCTCAGAAATTAGGAATGGAGCAGATTATCATTTCAAAATACAACAAGGGGATTCACCAAAAAGATTTTGAAATTGAAATTGTCAAAGTTGGAAAAATTGAAGACGCAATCAGAGCTATTTTTGGATAA
- a CDS encoding LysE family translocator, with amino-acid sequence MFEFIFTGIGYGLLLSVMIGPAFFILLETSITKGVKAALWFDLGVLLSDLVYLGIAFIFFNQVTALMESEHSYLLRIVGGIFFVFIGIVNVRKKKPTITKKQLEETSQLSAGNYLMTCLKGFTFNAVNPGVLFYWLTLMSILPKAPVSMGLDRTQEIFGYIAIILVTFFSIDVLKIFGAKKLRKVLTPAWMRHLNLALGIVLIAFGVLFLTQGFLMRAEHQ; translated from the coding sequence GTGTTTGAATTTATATTTACCGGAATTGGCTACGGATTGTTGCTAAGTGTCATGATTGGCCCGGCATTTTTTATTTTGCTAGAAACTAGTATCACAAAGGGTGTTAAAGCTGCTCTTTGGTTTGATCTGGGCGTACTTTTGAGTGATCTTGTTTATTTAGGAATTGCCTTTATTTTCTTTAATCAAGTAACAGCACTCATGGAAAGTGAGCATAGTTATTTGTTGAGAATCGTTGGAGGAATTTTCTTTGTTTTTATTGGAATTGTAAATGTTAGAAAGAAAAAACCAACTATTACCAAAAAACAACTCGAAGAAACCAGCCAGTTATCTGCAGGAAATTATCTAATGACTTGCCTAAAGGGCTTCACCTTTAATGCAGTTAATCCGGGCGTATTATTTTATTGGTTGACCTTGATGTCTATCTTGCCAAAAGCGCCGGTATCAATGGGATTAGATAGAACTCAAGAAATTTTTGGATACATAGCCATTATCCTTGTTACCTTTTTCTCAATTGATGTATTAAAAATCTTTGGTGCAAAAAAATTGAGAAAAGTACTCACACCTGCATGGATGAGACACTTAAATTTGGCATTGGGAATAGTACTCATTGCTTTTGGTGTTTTGTTCTTGACCCAGGGATTCTTAATGAGAGCTGAACATCAGTAA
- a CDS encoding exodeoxyribonuclease III: MAKFVSYNVNGIRAALKKDWMDWLKSVDPDVVCVQETKAQKDQLDVAIFEEAGYKSYWHSAEKKGYSGVAIFSKTEPDHVEYGCGIERYDAEGRVLRADYGDFSVLSCYFPSGTTGDERQAFKMEFLADFIKYANELKKERPKLLISGDVNICHTAIDIHNPDRNKDTSGFKPEEREWVTEFLDTGFIDTFRHLNKEPHNYTWWSYRAGARKKNLGWRIDYHFVTDNLGEKLNRSVILSEAVHSDHCPILLDLDVKL; encoded by the coding sequence ATGGCGAAATTCGTATCGTATAATGTTAATGGTATCAGGGCTGCATTGAAAAAAGATTGGATGGATTGGTTAAAATCTGTTGATCCTGATGTTGTTTGTGTACAAGAAACAAAAGCTCAAAAAGATCAATTAGATGTAGCAATATTTGAAGAAGCAGGATACAAATCATACTGGCATTCAGCAGAGAAAAAAGGATATAGCGGTGTTGCTATTTTTTCAAAAACAGAACCTGATCATGTAGAATATGGATGTGGAATTGAAAGATATGATGCAGAAGGAAGAGTTTTGAGAGCAGATTATGGAGATTTTTCTGTTTTGAGTTGTTATTTCCCAAGTGGAACAACCGGAGATGAAAGGCAAGCTTTTAAAATGGAGTTTTTGGCAGATTTTATCAAGTATGCCAATGAGCTTAAAAAAGAACGACCTAAGCTGTTAATTTCCGGAGATGTAAATATTTGTCATACGGCTATTGATATTCATAATCCTGATAGAAACAAAGATACTTCGGGCTTTAAACCGGAAGAAAGAGAATGGGTGACCGAGTTTTTGGATACAGGATTCATTGATACTTTTAGACATTTAAACAAAGAACCTCATAATTATACCTGGTGGTCATACCGAGCTGGAGCTAGAAAAAAGAATTTGGGCTGGAGAATTGATTATCACTTTGTTACTGATAATTTGGGAGAAAAATTGAACAGATCGGTGATTTTATCTGAAGCAGTTCACTCGGATCATTGTCCTATTTTATTAGATTTAGATGTTAAATTGTAA